The Microbacterium sp. LWH7-1.2 genome window below encodes:
- a CDS encoding AraC family transcriptional regulator: protein MGEVLTFASREVADVEETWRRFVPSAALQRVDPRTFEFSWTSAAMPGFSIVNYRLAASVQSAIAPDDQMMACRVASRGAWVGTPRGDLNSGLPWLALDGPTTARWQQQADVRAFVFDRAQAEDGARRMTGDDRFSLRSATVGSSPVHRDLAAHWERVFQHVAATLFVPGPSPGIVEAELRRHALHTTLAVFSPAFVAALERSAQRTAAPRTVRRAIAYIEQHAQEAITIEDVALAADISPRGLQYAFRRALDQTPMEYLRRQRLAGAHAELQEATGVSVAEIAQRWGFASGSRFARHYREAYGRSPRQTMRGH from the coding sequence TTGGGCGAGGTTCTCACGTTCGCGTCGCGCGAGGTCGCCGACGTCGAGGAGACGTGGCGCCGTTTCGTGCCGTCGGCCGCACTGCAGCGGGTCGATCCGCGCACGTTCGAGTTCTCGTGGACGTCGGCGGCGATGCCCGGGTTCTCGATCGTCAACTACCGCCTGGCCGCATCCGTGCAGTCCGCCATCGCACCGGACGACCAGATGATGGCCTGCCGCGTCGCTTCTCGCGGCGCCTGGGTGGGCACGCCCCGGGGCGACCTGAACTCCGGCCTGCCCTGGCTGGCGCTGGACGGGCCGACGACGGCGCGCTGGCAGCAGCAGGCCGACGTGCGCGCCTTCGTCTTCGACCGTGCGCAGGCGGAGGACGGTGCCCGCCGCATGACCGGCGACGACCGGTTCTCACTCCGGTCGGCGACCGTCGGATCGTCACCGGTCCATCGCGACCTCGCCGCGCACTGGGAGCGCGTCTTCCAGCACGTCGCCGCCACCCTCTTCGTTCCCGGACCCAGCCCGGGGATCGTCGAGGCGGAGCTGCGACGGCACGCGCTGCACACCACGCTCGCCGTCTTCTCCCCCGCCTTCGTGGCCGCCCTCGAGCGCTCCGCGCAGCGCACCGCCGCACCCAGGACCGTGCGCCGCGCGATTGCATACATCGAGCAGCACGCGCAGGAGGCGATCACGATCGAGGACGTCGCGCTTGCCGCCGACATCTCCCCGCGAGGATTGCAGTACGCCTTCAGGCGGGCACTGGACCAGACCCCGATGGAGTATCTGCGCCGGCAGCGGCTGGCCGGAGCGCATGCGGAGCTGCAGGAGGCGACGGGCGTGTCGGTGGCCGAGATCGCCCAGCGCTGGGGATTCGCCAGTGGATCGCGGTTCGCCCGCCACTACCGCGAGGCGTATGGACGCTCGCCGCGGCAGACGATGCGAGGCCACTGA
- a CDS encoding Na+/H+ antiporter → MNGLEVTVLLGITVLTGAILAPRFRVAMPLLLLVAGLALGFIPEVREIVLPPETVLLLFLPVLLFWESMTTSLRSIRRDFRGIFLMSTGLVVASAFAVAGIASALGLPWDAALILGAAVAPTDATAVAALGRMLPRRNFMNLKAESLTNDGTALVIYGVAVGVAVGGQYTPLDITGLVLLSYVGGAAAGVVVAGVAYLVMRRLRNTLNLNIALLLVPFTAFLVAELIHASGVLAVVVAGLIVAYINPRISTAASRRQAAWTWPLGSFLLNGSLFVLIGFEVQAVAHEIPGREIGWLAVMTVAVWLVLLIARFVFQTTSVMIIRLLDRRPSQRLRRTTYRARIVSAVAGFRGAVSLAIALSVPLTTSAGEALPGRDEIIFVTAGVIVLTLLVQGPLLPAVVRWARLPDDSALQHELELAERAITGAALTAVKELARDHGISEEIRDRLTRDYYEYLERNNERVQAREQAEVDRQIADLDRRIEGTDAVAEAATATALLEVPAPLPSPRERDAEYSRLRIAVLDRKREVLYRLRREGAVDDAVVTQIQTRLDVEELRITGIEVLD, encoded by the coding sequence ATGAACGGACTCGAGGTCACCGTCCTGCTCGGAATCACCGTCCTCACAGGCGCGATCCTGGCTCCGAGATTCCGGGTGGCCATGCCCCTGCTGCTCCTGGTGGCGGGACTGGCGCTCGGCTTCATCCCCGAGGTGCGTGAGATCGTGCTGCCGCCCGAAACGGTGCTGCTCCTCTTCCTCCCGGTGCTGCTCTTCTGGGAGAGCATGACCACGTCACTGCGCTCGATCCGCCGGGACTTCCGCGGCATCTTCCTCATGAGCACGGGCCTCGTGGTCGCGAGCGCGTTCGCGGTCGCCGGCATCGCCTCCGCGCTCGGGCTGCCCTGGGATGCCGCGCTGATCCTCGGCGCGGCCGTCGCGCCGACCGATGCCACCGCGGTGGCCGCCCTCGGCCGGATGCTGCCACGGCGCAACTTCATGAACCTCAAGGCCGAGAGCCTCACGAACGATGGCACGGCGCTCGTCATCTACGGCGTGGCGGTCGGTGTCGCGGTCGGCGGACAGTACACGCCGCTCGACATCACCGGGCTGGTGCTGCTGTCCTACGTCGGCGGAGCCGCCGCGGGTGTCGTCGTGGCGGGTGTCGCGTATCTGGTGATGAGGCGCCTGCGGAACACGCTGAACCTCAACATCGCGCTTCTGCTCGTGCCGTTCACGGCGTTCCTCGTGGCCGAGCTGATCCACGCATCCGGCGTGCTTGCAGTGGTGGTCGCCGGGCTCATCGTCGCCTACATCAATCCGCGCATCAGCACGGCCGCCTCGCGCCGTCAGGCGGCGTGGACCTGGCCGCTGGGCTCCTTCCTCCTCAACGGCTCGCTGTTCGTCCTGATCGGGTTCGAGGTGCAGGCGGTCGCCCACGAGATCCCCGGCCGCGAGATCGGCTGGCTCGCCGTCATGACCGTGGCGGTGTGGCTGGTGCTGCTGATCGCCCGGTTCGTCTTCCAGACGACGTCGGTCATGATCATCCGCCTGCTCGATCGCCGGCCCTCGCAGCGACTTCGCCGCACGACCTATCGCGCGCGGATCGTCAGCGCCGTCGCGGGGTTCCGTGGTGCGGTGTCGCTCGCGATCGCACTGTCGGTGCCGCTGACCACGAGCGCGGGCGAGGCCCTGCCGGGCCGTGACGAGATCATCTTCGTGACCGCGGGTGTCATCGTGCTGACCCTTCTCGTGCAGGGGCCGCTTCTTCCCGCTGTCGTTCGGTGGGCGCGTCTGCCCGACGACTCCGCCCTGCAGCACGAGCTGGAGCTCGCCGAACGCGCCATCACGGGCGCCGCGCTCACCGCGGTCAAGGAGCTCGCCCGCGACCACGGCATCAGCGAGGAGATCCGCGATCGTCTGACCCGCGACTACTACGAGTACCTCGAACGCAACAACGAGCGGGTGCAGGCCCGCGAGCAGGCCGAGGTCGACCGTCAGATCGCCGATCTCGACAGGAGGATCGAGGGCACGGACGCGGTCGCCGAGGCCGCAACGGCCACGGCGCTCCTGGAGGTGCCTGCCCCGCTGCCCTCGCCCCGTGAGCGAGACGCGGAGTACTCGCGACTTCGCATCGCAGTGCTCGACCGTAAGCGCGAGGTGCTCTATCGCCTGCGGCGAGAGGGCGCGGTGGACGACGCGGTCGTCACCCAGATCCAGACGCGTCTGGACGTGGAGGAGCTGCGCATCACGGGCATCGAAGTGCTCGACTGA
- a CDS encoding helix-turn-helix domain-containing protein: MTRDRESRRLILDAAERLFAERGFDATPTTAIADVAGVPKGLLFYYFPTKTDLLRALVGERLDLDPIDTSGLIARGDPARTLLNVTGRLRELQAESAVRRVIVWREHRTHPEVREKLQNYRAQLQTIVERVLGASILHPIAARRVRTAAAAWVAIITTPSLLELASADETGSGGGDVMADATETADLPALADLISAGLREPAA, from the coding sequence ATGACCCGCGATCGCGAAAGCCGCAGGCTCATCCTCGACGCCGCCGAGCGCCTGTTCGCGGAGCGCGGCTTCGACGCCACACCGACGACGGCGATCGCGGACGTCGCCGGCGTGCCGAAGGGGCTGCTCTTCTACTACTTCCCCACCAAGACCGATCTGCTGCGTGCGCTGGTCGGTGAGCGTCTGGATCTCGACCCCATCGACACGTCCGGGCTGATCGCGCGCGGCGACCCCGCACGCACCCTGCTGAACGTCACCGGCCGGCTGCGGGAGCTGCAGGCGGAGTCGGCGGTGCGCCGCGTCATCGTGTGGCGCGAGCACCGCACGCACCCGGAGGTGCGCGAGAAGCTGCAGAACTACCGCGCCCAGCTGCAGACGATCGTCGAGCGCGTGCTCGGCGCGAGCATCCTCCACCCGATCGCGGCGCGCCGGGTGCGCACGGCCGCCGCCGCCTGGGTCGCGATCATCACCACGCCGAGCCTGCTCGAACTCGCCAGCGCCGACGAGACCGGTTCCGGGGGCGGCGACGTCATGGCGGACGCGACCGAAACGGCGGACCTGCCTGCCCTCGCCGACCTGATATCGGCAGGCCTGCGCGAGCCGGCCGCCTGA
- a CDS encoding SPW repeat protein — protein MKKWNRWEDWVAAGVGLVAAVCAFALPQMGASMPWMLIVGVLLIAAGIANLAMPGMVAMEYVQLALGALLFVAPWLGGYADMQAGVAWVSWIGGAVAVIVAALAVRPAMHMHDQTLPH, from the coding sequence ATGAAGAAGTGGAATCGCTGGGAGGACTGGGTCGCAGCCGGTGTGGGCCTCGTCGCCGCGGTGTGCGCGTTCGCCTTGCCACAGATGGGCGCCTCGATGCCGTGGATGCTGATCGTCGGTGTCCTGCTCATCGCTGCGGGCATCGCCAACCTCGCGATGCCGGGCATGGTGGCGATGGAGTACGTCCAGCTCGCGCTGGGCGCGCTGCTGTTCGTCGCTCCGTGGCTTGGCGGCTATGCCGACATGCAGGCCGGCGTCGCCTGGGTCAGCTGGATCGGCGGAGCGGTCGCGGTGATCGTCGCCGCGCTCGCCGTGAGACCCGCCATGCACATGCACGACCAGACGCTCCCGCACTGA
- a CDS encoding LLM class flavin-dependent oxidoreductase encodes MQRFGTLSFGHYGPLGGGRQLSTADSMLQAIDLAQGMDELGVNGAYFRVHHFARQQSSPMPLLAAIAARTENIEVGTGVIDMRYENPLYLAEEAASVDLISGGRLALGVSRGSPETVVRGYEAFGYTGSEDPRGADIAREHFDLFLRAIDGEGLAERDASSPFGTGATGLQRIEPQSPGLRSRIWWGAGNRESAEWAGRTGVNLMSSTLLTEADGTPFDLLQAQQIDAFRAAWREAGHAGEPRVSVSRSIFPITTAEERMYFGGRQDGDQIGVIDGMRSTFGKTYAAEPDELVEQLRDDAAIASADTLMLTIPSQLGVEFNLRVVESFAKYVAPQLGWQSARPLTS; translated from the coding sequence ATGCAGCGATTCGGAACCCTCTCGTTCGGACACTACGGCCCGCTCGGCGGCGGGCGACAGCTCAGTACGGCCGACTCGATGCTGCAGGCGATCGACCTCGCCCAGGGCATGGACGAACTGGGCGTCAACGGCGCGTACTTCCGCGTGCACCACTTCGCACGCCAGCAGTCTTCCCCCATGCCGCTGCTCGCGGCGATCGCCGCGCGCACCGAGAACATCGAGGTCGGCACCGGCGTCATCGACATGCGCTACGAGAACCCTCTCTATCTCGCTGAGGAGGCGGCATCCGTCGATCTGATCTCCGGCGGCAGGCTCGCCCTCGGTGTCTCGCGGGGCTCACCCGAGACCGTCGTGCGCGGCTACGAGGCGTTCGGCTACACCGGCTCGGAAGATCCCCGCGGCGCCGACATCGCGCGCGAGCACTTCGACCTCTTCCTGCGGGCGATCGACGGCGAAGGACTGGCGGAACGGGATGCCTCGTCCCCGTTCGGCACCGGAGCCACCGGCTTGCAGCGCATCGAACCGCAGTCCCCCGGGCTGCGTTCGCGCATCTGGTGGGGCGCCGGCAACCGCGAGTCCGCGGAGTGGGCGGGCCGGACAGGCGTGAATCTCATGTCGTCGACTCTGCTCACCGAGGCGGACGGCACCCCCTTCGACCTGCTGCAGGCGCAGCAGATCGACGCGTTCCGCGCCGCCTGGCGCGAGGCGGGGCACGCCGGCGAACCACGGGTATCGGTGAGTCGCTCCATCTTCCCGATCACGACCGCCGAGGAGCGGATGTACTTCGGCGGACGCCAGGACGGCGACCAGATCGGTGTGATCGACGGGATGCGCTCGACGTTCGGGAAGACCTACGCGGCGGAGCCGGACGAGCTCGTCGAGCAGCTCAGAGACGATGCGGCGATCGCGTCGGCCGACACCCTCATGCTCACGATCCCGAGCCAGCTCGGCGTCGAGTTCAACCTGCGGGTGGTCGAGTCGTTCGCGAAGTACGTCGCACCGCAGCTCGGATGGCAGTCGGCGCGCCCCCTGACTTCTTGA
- a CDS encoding AAA family ATPase, with translation MLVGRQAEQQRIERLGAAARLGTSGVLVVRGEAGVGKTALLDDSVSRLDGMRVLHATGLESEREIPFAMLLQLLRPALGSLDGIPPVQAEAIAAALSLPGAARPADGIDRFTIGAAVLSLVCRFAEDGPIGVVVDDLHVADVPSSNALVFAARRLAADPVVTLFGVRSPEGDDVVTGLPTLSLSGVDLDSAREILGRAAGEAVSDERVRTLHRATDGNPLAMLELRAADLDVVESIETGLPLRVPRAVIDAFGRRLAGLHADCRSALLVAAVCGPDHRFVGAACAEYGVDVADLDAAEDLDLIRVHDGRVGFRHPLLRAAVYSGASAQARRAAHRAAADAAPPGDVDRRAWHLSEATSHPDEPVAALLSDAGDHALARAAYAVASGAFERSARLTPDAGARSARLLRAADAAWEAGDGGRAVTLLDRRAAEAAAARPQPAGDALREVELRASVAARSGSLQEALDILLRAAEQTTSADAATVALADAVHATYYLGDARTALALADRIADILPEVRTTRAHALGLMASGMAKTLAGHGGADEIRAAVPLLETDPDLRGDPRRLSWLMLAPLYLRDATSGVRLRELVDEVRGAAGIGALPALLFHVAVDQATTAATWVRAEANFTEAIRLATDTGQTTELAMSLAGLTRLDSRAGRADACRAHGDAARSQCAERGIHVGEVWVAHALGDLELSLGHPEAAAALFAELIGLLGRLGLDDVDLAPGPEYTDALVRVGRRAEAGATASSYRENAMAKGQPWARARAERAMGIADEDGASDGWFESALDWHEQTLDRFEAARTRLAYGERLRRSGRRIDARVQLREALDDFTELGAVVWRDRAATELTATGEHVRVAGGNAVSALTSQELQVSVLLAEGRTTREAAAALFLSPKTVEYHLRKVYTKLGISSRSELTDALAGEAVRREDRAGRG, from the coding sequence ATGCTGGTGGGTCGGCAGGCCGAGCAGCAGCGGATCGAACGGCTCGGGGCCGCCGCGCGTCTGGGGACGAGTGGCGTCCTCGTCGTGCGCGGCGAAGCGGGCGTCGGCAAGACGGCACTCCTCGACGACTCGGTGTCCCGGCTCGACGGGATGCGCGTGCTGCACGCGACCGGCCTCGAGTCGGAGCGCGAGATCCCGTTCGCCATGCTCCTGCAGCTCCTGCGGCCGGCGCTGGGATCGCTCGACGGCATCCCACCGGTTCAGGCGGAGGCCATTGCCGCAGCCCTCTCCCTGCCAGGAGCCGCGCGCCCCGCCGATGGGATCGACCGGTTCACGATCGGTGCCGCCGTGCTGAGCCTTGTCTGCCGGTTCGCCGAAGACGGGCCGATCGGCGTCGTCGTCGACGATCTTCATGTCGCCGACGTGCCATCGTCGAATGCACTCGTCTTCGCCGCCCGACGCCTCGCGGCAGACCCGGTCGTCACCCTGTTCGGCGTGCGCAGTCCTGAGGGCGATGACGTCGTCACCGGACTCCCGACGCTGTCGCTCAGCGGGGTGGATCTCGATTCGGCTCGAGAGATCCTCGGTCGCGCGGCCGGCGAGGCGGTCTCGGACGAGCGCGTCCGCACGCTGCACCGCGCCACCGACGGCAATCCCCTCGCGATGCTCGAACTGCGCGCGGCTGATCTCGACGTGGTCGAGAGCATCGAGACAGGGCTGCCGCTGCGGGTGCCGCGTGCCGTGATCGACGCATTCGGACGACGCCTGGCGGGACTGCACGCCGACTGCCGCTCCGCCTTGCTCGTCGCTGCCGTCTGCGGACCGGACCACCGCTTCGTCGGCGCGGCGTGCGCGGAGTACGGCGTGGATGTGGCGGATCTCGATGCGGCGGAAGACCTGGATCTGATCCGCGTGCACGACGGACGCGTCGGCTTCCGGCATCCGCTCCTGCGCGCGGCCGTGTACTCGGGCGCGTCCGCCCAGGCGCGACGCGCAGCGCATCGAGCGGCCGCCGACGCCGCGCCGCCGGGAGACGTCGACCGAAGGGCGTGGCACCTGTCGGAGGCGACATCGCACCCTGACGAGCCGGTCGCCGCGCTCCTCTCGGATGCAGGTGACCACGCCCTCGCGCGTGCCGCCTACGCGGTCGCATCGGGGGCCTTCGAACGTTCTGCGCGATTGACCCCGGATGCCGGGGCGCGCAGTGCGCGCCTGCTCCGTGCCGCGGACGCTGCGTGGGAGGCCGGCGACGGGGGCCGTGCGGTCACCCTCCTCGATCGCCGGGCGGCCGAGGCGGCCGCCGCCCGGCCGCAACCTGCGGGCGATGCTCTTCGCGAGGTCGAGCTGCGCGCGTCCGTTGCGGCCCGTTCCGGCTCGCTGCAGGAGGCGCTCGACATCCTGCTGCGCGCCGCCGAACAGACGACGTCGGCGGATGCCGCGACTGTCGCACTCGCGGATGCCGTACACGCCACGTACTATCTGGGCGACGCCCGCACGGCGCTCGCGCTGGCCGACCGGATCGCCGACATCCTCCCCGAGGTGCGGACCACGCGCGCCCACGCGCTGGGGCTGATGGCCTCGGGCATGGCGAAGACCCTCGCGGGGCACGGCGGCGCCGATGAGATCCGCGCCGCGGTGCCGCTCCTTGAGACCGACCCCGACCTGCGCGGCGATCCCCGTCGGCTCTCGTGGCTGATGCTCGCGCCCCTGTACCTTCGCGATGCCACGAGCGGCGTGCGGCTTCGCGAGCTCGTCGACGAGGTGCGCGGAGCCGCCGGGATCGGTGCACTGCCGGCGCTCCTCTTTCATGTCGCGGTCGATCAGGCGACGACGGCCGCAACGTGGGTGCGCGCCGAGGCGAACTTCACCGAGGCGATCCGGCTCGCGACCGACACGGGTCAGACCACCGAGCTGGCCATGTCGCTGGCCGGGCTCACCCGATTGGATTCACGAGCCGGGCGCGCCGACGCGTGCCGTGCACACGGCGACGCGGCGCGCTCTCAGTGCGCCGAACGCGGCATCCATGTCGGCGAGGTGTGGGTGGCGCACGCGCTGGGCGATCTCGAGCTGTCGCTGGGGCATCCGGAAGCCGCCGCCGCGCTCTTCGCCGAGCTGATCGGCCTTCTCGGGCGTCTTGGGCTGGACGACGTCGACCTCGCTCCGGGGCCGGAGTACACCGACGCCCTCGTTCGCGTCGGGCGACGCGCGGAGGCCGGCGCCACCGCTTCGTCGTATCGCGAGAACGCGATGGCGAAGGGGCAGCCGTGGGCTCGGGCCCGCGCGGAACGCGCGATGGGGATCGCGGACGAGGACGGCGCGTCCGACGGATGGTTCGAGTCGGCGCTCGACTGGCACGAGCAGACTCTCGATCGGTTCGAGGCGGCCCGCACCCGCCTCGCGTACGGCGAGCGGCTGCGCCGGTCGGGTCGGCGGATCGATGCACGCGTTCAGCTGCGAGAGGCCCTCGACGACTTCACCGAACTGGGGGCGGTGGTGTGGCGCGATCGCGCCGCGACCGAGCTCACGGCCACCGGCGAGCACGTCCGTGTCGCCGGTGGCAACGCGGTCTCCGCCCTCACCTCTCAGGAACTCCAAGTGAGCGTCCTCCTCGCCGAGGGACGCACGACCCGAGAGGCGGCGGCCGCGCTCTTCCTGAGTCCGAAGACCGTGGAGTACCACCTGCGCAAGGTGTACACGAAGCTGGGCATCAGCTCGCGCTCCGAGCTCACGGATGCTCTTGCCGGGGAGGCGGTCCGTCGCGAGGATCGCGCAGGGCGGGGATGA
- a CDS encoding class I SAM-dependent methyltransferase: protein MSLTASPTQIDTDKLMNFVFRAVDEVGATLNAALVVMGDKLGYYRDLAAHGPSTPAQLAERTQTAEPYAREWLNAQAAGGYVAYDPATRRYTLPAEHALAMTDPESAAFLPGFFQIALGTVHDTEHIVQAARSGAGYGWHQHGADVHVGCERFFRPSYHANLVDAWIPALDGVREKLEAGALVADVGCGHGASTILLAHAFPNSTFVGSDYHAESIDTARARAAEAGVENVRFEIASAQEFGGSGYDLVAMFDCLHDMGDPVGAARRVRDAIADDGTWMIVEPMAGDSVEDNLNPVGRAYYGFSTLLCTPSSLSQDVGLALGTQAGPARIRDVTAAGGFTRFRTVAETPFNRVIEVRP, encoded by the coding sequence ATGTCTCTCACCGCCTCACCCACGCAGATCGACACCGACAAGCTGATGAACTTCGTCTTCCGCGCCGTCGACGAGGTCGGCGCGACACTCAACGCGGCCCTGGTGGTGATGGGCGACAAGCTCGGGTACTACCGGGATCTCGCCGCGCACGGCCCGAGCACCCCGGCGCAGCTGGCGGAACGCACGCAGACGGCGGAGCCGTACGCGCGCGAATGGCTGAACGCCCAGGCCGCAGGCGGCTACGTCGCCTACGACCCCGCGACGAGGCGCTACACGCTTCCGGCCGAGCACGCGCTGGCCATGACCGACCCCGAGAGCGCGGCCTTCCTCCCCGGCTTCTTCCAGATCGCGCTCGGGACGGTGCATGACACCGAGCACATCGTGCAAGCCGCCCGCAGCGGTGCCGGCTACGGCTGGCACCAGCACGGCGCGGACGTGCACGTCGGCTGCGAGCGGTTCTTCCGCCCGAGCTACCACGCGAATCTCGTGGATGCATGGATCCCCGCCCTCGACGGTGTCCGCGAGAAGCTCGAGGCGGGAGCACTCGTCGCCGATGTCGGCTGCGGCCACGGGGCGTCCACGATCCTGCTGGCTCACGCCTTCCCGAACTCCACCTTCGTGGGCTCGGACTACCACGCGGAGTCGATCGACACGGCGCGCGCCCGCGCCGCCGAGGCCGGCGTGGAGAACGTCCGCTTCGAGATCGCGTCGGCCCAGGAGTTCGGCGGCAGCGGTTATGACCTGGTCGCGATGTTCGACTGCCTGCATGACATGGGCGACCCGGTGGGTGCCGCGCGCCGCGTGCGCGACGCGATCGCCGACGACGGCACGTGGATGATCGTCGAGCCCATGGCCGGCGACAGCGTCGAAGACAACCTCAACCCCGTGGGGCGCGCGTACTACGGCTTCTCGACCCTCCTGTGCACGCCGTCCTCACTCTCCCAGGATGTGGGCCTCGCCCTCGGCACGCAGGCGGGTCCCGCGCGCATCCGCGATGTGACGGCCGCGGGCGGCTTCACGCGGTTCCGCACCGTCGCCGAGACGCCGTTCAACCGCGTGATCGAGGTGCGGCCCTGA
- a CDS encoding glycosyltransferase translates to MGNRHTWVRAQRRPRKALFLSSPIGLGHARRDVAIAQELRRIHPDLQIEWLAQHPVTRVLADAGEPVHPASALLANESAHIEDESADHDLHAFQAIRRMDEILVNNFMVFNDVVDETYYDLVIGDEAWDVDYFLHENPELKRFAFAWMTDFVGWLPMPSGGDAEASLTADYNAEMLEQRARYRRLRDRSIFVGNPDDIVDAAFGPGMPRIRDWTEAHYDFAGYVTGFTPPTGEDRERVRTDLGCRPDDVLCIVTVGGSGVGDALLHRVMDVVPLARRMLPQLTFLVVTGPRIDPSSLPRRQGARVRGFVPDLYRALAACDVAVVQGGLTTCMELTAARRPFLYVPLENHFEQNFHVRHRLDRYGAGRCLRYEEASDPAVLAEALVAEASHEVEYRPVETDGAARAAAMLAELI, encoded by the coding sequence ATGGGCAACCGCCACACCTGGGTCCGGGCGCAGCGTCGCCCACGCAAGGCTCTGTTCCTCTCGTCACCGATCGGCCTGGGCCATGCTCGGCGCGACGTCGCCATCGCACAAGAGCTGCGCCGGATCCACCCCGACCTCCAGATCGAGTGGCTGGCGCAGCATCCGGTGACGCGTGTGCTGGCGGATGCCGGGGAGCCTGTGCACCCGGCATCCGCCCTGCTCGCGAACGAATCCGCGCACATCGAGGACGAGTCGGCCGACCACGATCTGCACGCGTTCCAGGCGATCCGGCGCATGGACGAGATCCTCGTCAACAACTTCATGGTGTTCAACGACGTGGTCGACGAGACCTATTACGACCTCGTGATCGGCGATGAGGCCTGGGACGTCGACTACTTCCTGCACGAGAACCCCGAGCTCAAGAGGTTCGCCTTCGCCTGGATGACCGACTTCGTCGGGTGGCTGCCGATGCCGAGCGGCGGGGATGCCGAAGCCTCCCTCACCGCTGACTACAACGCCGAGATGCTCGAGCAGCGGGCGCGCTACCGGCGGCTGCGGGATCGATCGATCTTCGTCGGGAATCCCGACGACATCGTGGACGCCGCCTTCGGACCGGGGATGCCCCGCATCCGGGACTGGACGGAGGCCCACTACGACTTCGCCGGCTACGTCACCGGCTTCACGCCGCCGACCGGCGAAGACCGGGAGCGCGTTCGCACAGATCTCGGCTGTCGGCCAGACGACGTGCTGTGCATCGTCACCGTCGGCGGTTCGGGCGTCGGCGATGCCCTGCTGCATCGAGTCATGGATGTCGTGCCGTTGGCGCGACGGATGCTGCCGCAGTTGACTTTCCTCGTGGTGACCGGCCCGCGCATCGATCCGTCGTCGCTGCCCCGGCGGCAGGGAGCGCGCGTGCGGGGGTTCGTGCCCGACCTCTACCGCGCCCTCGCCGCCTGTGATGTCGCGGTGGTGCAGGGCGGCCTCACGACCTGCATGGAGCTGACGGCCGCTCGACGGCCGTTCCTCTACGTGCCGCTGGAGAACCATTTCGAGCAGAACTTCCACGTCCGCCACCGGCTGGATCGCTACGGTGCGGGACGCTGCCTGCGCTACGAGGAGGCGAGCGATCCGGCGGTGCTCGCGGAGGCGCTCGTCGCCGAGGCATCCCACGAGGTCGAGTACCGTCCCGTCGAGACCGACGGCGCGGCACGGGCCGCGGCGATGCTCGCGGAGCTGATCTGA
- a CDS encoding alpha/beta hydrolase — protein MRAAQPTATGDLDRDGVSVRYEVYGDGSPTVYLLMPDVIVHSRAWKAQIPFLARSFRVVVSDPRGNGGSGRPDSPDQLGDRLLLDDEWAVLDAVGADRAVLVGVCTGAGHALMMAAERPQRVLGVCAINPGLLLTEPLPHRIAYDFDEPRDSYEGWQQQNRHFWREDWPAFSRFFFGEMFPEPHSTKQREDCVEWSLGAGPETMLLEYDSPPYLANSVDTATAVCEAVRCPVLVITGSLDNCQNPLRGPIVADLTGGDLVVIGGGGHLPQARDPVKVNLLLRDFIARV, from the coding sequence ATGCGCGCCGCCCAGCCGACGGCGACCGGGGACCTCGACCGCGACGGCGTCTCGGTGCGCTACGAGGTGTACGGGGACGGTTCGCCGACGGTCTACCTCCTCATGCCCGATGTGATCGTGCACAGCAGGGCATGGAAGGCGCAGATCCCCTTTCTCGCACGCTCGTTCCGGGTGGTGGTGAGCGATCCCCGCGGCAACGGCGGCAGCGGTCGCCCCGATTCGCCGGATCAGCTCGGCGACCGGCTGCTCCTGGACGACGAGTGGGCGGTCCTGGACGCCGTCGGTGCCGACCGGGCGGTGCTCGTCGGCGTGTGCACGGGTGCCGGTCACGCACTGATGATGGCGGCGGAGCGCCCGCAGCGCGTCCTCGGCGTCTGCGCCATCAATCCCGGGTTGCTCCTGACCGAGCCGCTGCCGCACCGGATCGCCTACGACTTCGACGAACCTCGAGATTCGTACGAGGGCTGGCAGCAGCAGAACCGCCACTTCTGGCGCGAGGACTGGCCCGCGTTCTCCCGCTTCTTCTTCGGCGAGATGTTCCCCGAACCGCACTCGACCAAGCAGCGCGAAGACTGCGTCGAATGGTCGCTCGGTGCCGGCCCTGAGACCATGCTCCTCGAATACGACTCGCCGCCGTATCTCGCGAACTCCGTCGATACGGCCACTGCTGTCTGCGAGGCGGTCCGCTGCCCGGTGCTGGTCATCACGGGCTCTCTCGACAACTGCCAGAACCCGCTCAGGGGCCCGATCGTGGCCGATCTCACCGGCGGCGACCTCGTCGTCATCGGCGGTGGCGGACATCTGCCCCAGGCGCGCGATCCAGTGAAGGTCAACCTCCTGCTGCGCGACTTCATCGCCCGCGTGTAA